A genomic segment from Roseibium algicola encodes:
- a CDS encoding proton-conducting transporter transmembrane domain-containing protein: MPYLFPLPLLAPVLLLASAAVSTMCPGRRPGLYPKASEASAFIALVLALAGLVQLLVLGATEVTLFEGPFTLVVRLDPISVTMTLLVAFIGWVVMRYSRTYLDGETREGAFHGLMLTALAAVLVVVQSGSLFLLVLGFAGIGLCLRRLLLFYPQRAAAQRAATKFALVWHAGDISLLLAAGLFMASAGTAQLGQLSETVGPDLSFVEHLAVVFLVLAAVLKTAAFPLHGWLTEVMEAPTPVSALLHAGIINAGGFLLIRTADLVQASPGAMGTLVALGGLTALFGAVVMLTQSAVKTALAWSTISQMGFMLLQCGLGLWPLALLHVVAHSLYKAHAFLSSGGAVLAVAKLRRPGPIAIPSVANVLRSFAIALFLYAIVSFAFSMIAGPKTPQALAIGAMLIFGVAYLVAQGLADAAPAELTYRTSLAAVIVAFAYFGFQQVANLLWGAALPQAPVAGPLEWALIVLAVLSFGIVAVAQTLFPLWSHHPSTAGLRVHIANGLYLNALLDRFIGGYRVANSK; encoded by the coding sequence ATGCCGTACCTGTTCCCTCTGCCCCTTCTTGCGCCGGTGCTGTTGCTGGCTTCAGCGGCCGTTTCAACAATGTGTCCTGGCCGCCGCCCAGGGCTCTATCCCAAGGCTTCGGAAGCAAGTGCATTTATCGCCCTTGTGCTTGCCCTTGCCGGTCTGGTGCAGCTTCTGGTCTTGGGAGCAACGGAAGTAACCTTGTTCGAAGGTCCGTTTACGCTTGTTGTGCGGCTCGACCCCATCAGCGTGACGATGACCCTGTTGGTCGCCTTCATCGGCTGGGTGGTGATGCGTTACTCCCGGACCTACCTCGACGGCGAAACGCGAGAAGGGGCCTTCCACGGCTTGATGCTCACGGCACTTGCGGCCGTACTGGTGGTCGTCCAGTCGGGCAGCCTGTTCCTGCTTGTCCTCGGCTTTGCCGGGATCGGCCTCTGCCTGCGCAGGCTTTTGCTGTTTTACCCGCAGCGCGCCGCCGCCCAACGGGCCGCCACCAAATTCGCGCTTGTCTGGCATGCAGGTGACATCTCGCTGCTGCTGGCCGCCGGGCTGTTCATGGCAAGCGCCGGTACCGCACAGCTTGGACAGCTTTCTGAAACGGTCGGGCCTGATCTCTCCTTCGTCGAACATCTGGCTGTGGTGTTCCTGGTGCTGGCTGCCGTACTGAAAACGGCGGCCTTCCCCCTGCACGGCTGGCTGACGGAAGTCATGGAGGCGCCGACCCCGGTTTCCGCCCTGCTTCATGCAGGCATCATCAACGCCGGCGGGTTTCTTCTTATCAGGACCGCAGATCTGGTTCAGGCCAGTCCTGGCGCCATGGGCACGCTCGTGGCTCTCGGTGGCCTGACCGCTCTCTTCGGGGCAGTGGTCATGCTGACCCAAAGCGCGGTGAAGACAGCCCTTGCCTGGTCAACGATTTCCCAGATGGGTTTCATGCTGCTGCAGTGTGGTCTCGGTCTTTGGCCACTCGCGCTGCTCCATGTGGTCGCGCACTCCCTCTACAAGGCCCATGCCTTCCTGTCCTCGGGTGGAGCGGTTCTGGCCGTGGCCAAGCTGCGGCGTCCCGGCCCGATCGCAATTCCCAGCGTTGCCAACGTGCTCCGGTCCTTCGCGATCGCCTTGTTTCTCTACGCGATAGTCTCCTTCGCCTTCTCGATGATCGCAGGCCCGAAAACCCCTCAGGCGCTTGCCATCGGAGCAATGCTCATCTTCGGTGTGGCCTATCTGGTGGCGCAAGGCCTTGCAGATGCGGCCCCCGCTGAACTGACGTATCGCACCTCGCTGGCCGCAGTCATCGTTGCCTTTGCCTATTTCGGCTTCCAGCAGGTTGCCAACCTTCTGTGGGGCGCAGCTCTGCCGCAGGCACCTGTCGCCGGCCCCCTCGAATGGGCGCTGATCGTCCTGGCGGTGCTTTCCTTCGGCATCGTTGCCGTTGCGCAGACGCTTTTCCCGCTCTGGTCACACCACCCGTCGACCGCCGGCTTGCGCGTTCAC
- a CDS encoding LysR family transcriptional regulator, producing the protein MLVLNLHHLRLFRAVARDGTLTGAARVLNLSQSALSSQIKTLEASLGHDLFERRGRGLVLTEAGRIALDHAEAIFRTAEDLTATLRNTGTERKALRVGALATLSRNFQIGFLEPLIGRSDVEVVLRSGAQADLLRALEALAIDVVLTNLVPARDASSPYLVHGLSEQPVSLIGPATAVDLAGLPLPELLSSQPLILPTPESALRASFDAMVEQLGVVTKVAAEADDMAMIRLLARAHAGLAVIPPIVVRDELASGRLIELGRLEGLKEEFFAVTLHRRFPNPLVADLLQAFKNKTD; encoded by the coding sequence ATCCTCGTGCTGAACCTTCATCATCTGCGGCTTTTCCGGGCAGTTGCGCGGGATGGAACACTGACGGGGGCTGCCAGGGTGCTGAACTTGTCGCAGTCGGCGCTATCCTCGCAGATCAAGACGCTGGAAGCCTCCCTTGGACACGATCTGTTTGAACGACGCGGACGTGGTCTGGTGCTGACGGAGGCCGGGCGGATCGCCCTTGATCACGCGGAAGCGATCTTTCGGACCGCCGAGGACCTGACGGCGACCCTGCGCAACACGGGCACCGAGCGCAAGGCTTTGAGGGTGGGGGCACTTGCAACGCTTTCGCGAAATTTCCAGATCGGCTTCCTGGAACCCCTGATCGGACGATCAGATGTCGAAGTGGTGCTGCGCTCCGGAGCTCAGGCAGACCTTCTGAGGGCCCTGGAAGCATTGGCGATCGATGTGGTCCTGACGAACCTTGTGCCAGCCCGCGATGCCTCCAGTCCCTATCTCGTACATGGACTTTCCGAACAGCCGGTCAGCCTGATCGGACCCGCAACCGCAGTCGATCTGGCGGGGCTGCCCTTGCCTGAGCTTCTGTCTTCGCAGCCGCTGATCCTGCCAACGCCGGAATCGGCCCTTAGGGCATCTTTCGACGCGATGGTCGAGCAACTGGGTGTCGTCACCAAAGTTGCCGCGGAAGCCGACGACATGGCGATGATCCGCTTGCTTGCGCGTGCGCACGCGGGGCTTGCCGTCATTCCGCCGATCGTCGTGAGAGACGAGCTTGCTTCGGGACGGCTGATCGAGCTGGGCAGGCTGGAAGGGCTCAAGGAGGAGTTCTTCGCCGTCACGCTGCATCGGCGCTTCCCGAACCCGCTGGTCGCCGACTTGCTTCAGGCTTTCAAAAACAAGACGGACTGA